Proteins encoded in a region of the Pseudomonas sp. PDNC002 genome:
- the hyi gene encoding hydroxypyruvate isomerase has translation MPRFCANLSMLFTEVDFLDRFDAAARAGFSGVEYLFPYDVEAEVIKARLDANKLEQVLFNLPAGDWSKGERGIACHPDRVEEFRTGVDKAIAYAKVLGNTQVNCLAGIRPQGYDCATIENTFLNNLEYAAGKLEAAGIKLVMEMINTIDIPGFYLQTTKQAQDIREKVGSANLFLQYDIYHMQIMEGDLARTIEKNLASINHVQLADNPGRHEPGTGEINYRFLFDHLDRVGYRGWVGCEYKPKTTTEAGLGWLKSHNVI, from the coding sequence ATGCCCCGTTTCTGCGCCAACCTGTCCATGCTGTTCACCGAGGTGGACTTCCTCGACCGCTTCGACGCCGCCGCACGCGCCGGTTTCAGCGGTGTCGAGTACCTCTTCCCGTATGACGTCGAGGCCGAGGTGATCAAGGCCCGCCTGGACGCCAACAAGCTCGAGCAAGTGCTGTTCAACCTTCCGGCGGGCGATTGGTCGAAAGGCGAGCGCGGCATCGCCTGCCACCCGGACCGCGTCGAGGAATTCCGCACCGGTGTCGACAAGGCCATCGCCTACGCCAAGGTCCTGGGCAACACCCAGGTCAACTGCCTGGCCGGCATCCGTCCGCAGGGCTATGACTGCGCGACCATCGAGAACACCTTCCTGAACAACCTGGAGTACGCGGCCGGCAAGCTCGAAGCCGCGGGCATCAAGCTGGTCATGGAAATGATCAACACCATCGACATTCCCGGCTTCTACCTGCAGACCACCAAGCAGGCCCAGGACATCCGCGAGAAGGTCGGCAGCGCCAACCTGTTCCTGCAGTACGACATCTACCACATGCAGATCATGGAAGGTGACCTGGCGCGGACCATCGAGAAGAACCTCGCCTCGATCAACCACGTGCAGTTGGCCGACAACCCCGGCCGCCACGAGCCGGGTACCGGCGAGATCAACTACCGCTTCCTGTTCGACCACCTGGACCGCGTCGGTTACCGCGGCTGGGTCGGCTGCGAATACAAGCCCAAGACCACCACCGAAGCCGGCCTCGGCTGGCTGAAGAGCCACAACGTCATCTGA
- a CDS encoding formate/nitrite transporter family protein codes for MATEKTPTRGAAQSRARSKAKDSAAKPKTAPRTQARESKAGGDTADDLSAEERRKVEKSQPPRALVLHEVIRLQGNHELERTLAALWWSALAAGLTIGLSLMAMGLFRSRLPDHDMAVITTSLGYPVGFLAIILARQQLFTENTLTAVLPVMSEPTLEKFGQLLRLWSVVLLGNIVGALLFAYGMLHLPIFDTKADQAFLDIGREVMENDHWQMFSKGIVSGWMIATMVWLVPAAENAKVWIIFLVTYLMALGSFSHIVVGTCEVGYLMFAGEVGVAAFVIDFALPTLVGNIVGGSLIFALMSHAQVRSDSSAPPEKIPKKKTAP; via the coding sequence ATGGCCACCGAAAAAACACCCACACGCGGCGCAGCCCAGTCGCGTGCGCGGAGCAAGGCGAAGGACTCCGCCGCAAAGCCCAAGACCGCACCGCGCACCCAGGCCCGGGAATCCAAGGCCGGTGGTGATACGGCGGACGATCTCTCCGCCGAAGAACGCCGCAAGGTCGAGAAGAGCCAGCCGCCCCGTGCGCTGGTGCTGCATGAAGTCATTCGCCTGCAAGGCAATCACGAACTGGAGCGCACCCTGGCAGCGCTGTGGTGGTCTGCGCTGGCAGCCGGCCTGACCATCGGCTTGTCGCTGATGGCGATGGGGCTGTTCCGATCGCGCCTGCCGGATCACGACATGGCAGTGATCACCACCAGCCTCGGCTACCCGGTGGGCTTCCTCGCCATCATCCTCGCGCGCCAGCAACTGTTCACAGAAAACACTCTGACGGCTGTGCTGCCGGTGATGAGCGAGCCGACCCTGGAGAAATTCGGGCAACTGCTGCGGCTATGGTCCGTGGTGTTGCTGGGCAATATCGTCGGCGCATTGCTGTTCGCCTACGGCATGCTGCACTTGCCGATCTTCGACACCAAGGCCGACCAGGCCTTCCTCGACATCGGTCGCGAGGTGATGGAGAACGACCATTGGCAGATGTTCTCCAAGGGCATCGTCTCCGGCTGGATGATCGCCACCATGGTCTGGCTGGTGCCGGCCGCGGAGAACGCCAAGGTGTGGATCATTTTCCTGGTCACCTACCTGATGGCGCTGGGCAGCTTCAGTCACATCGTGGTCGGCACCTGCGAAGTGGGATACCTGATGTTCGCCGGGGAGGTGGGCGTTGCGGCCTTCGTCATTGATTTCGCCCTGCCGACACTGGTCGGCAACATCGTCGGCGGCAGTCTGATCTTCGCGCTGATGAGCCACGCCCAGGTGCGCAGTGACTCCTCCGCGCCGCCGGAAAAGATCCCGAAAAAGAAAACGGCGCCCTGA
- the pyk gene encoding pyruvate kinase: protein MTPDKKVKILATLGPAIKSRDDIRALVEAGANLFRLNFSHGEYADHAQRFAWVREVETELNYPIGILMDLQGPKLRVGRFADGAVQLEKGQTFTLDLNDAPGDAQRVMLPHPEIIQALEPGMSLLLDDGKIRLQVLNAHSDAIETRVMNSGELSDRKGVNVPEAVLKLSPLTAKDRRDLTFGLELGVDWVALSFVQRPEDIEEARALIGDKAFLMAKIEKPSAVQSIEAIARLSDAIMVARGDLGVEMPAESVPGIQKRIIQVCRQLGRPVVVATQMLESMRFSPAPTRAEVTDVANAVSEGADCVMLSAESASGQYPREAVEMMAKIIRQVEAEPDYQATLEINRPEPDATVSDAISCAIRRISRILPVAVLVNYTESGASTLRASRERPKAPILSLTPQLKSARRLTVAWGVHSVVNAQLAHVDEICSTALDIALAQRMARRGDTVVITAGVPFGQPGSTNMLRIETVAPALQA from the coding sequence ATGACTCCGGATAAAAAAGTAAAGATTCTGGCGACCCTGGGCCCGGCGATCAAAAGCCGCGACGACATCCGCGCATTGGTGGAAGCCGGCGCCAACCTGTTCCGCCTGAACTTCAGCCACGGCGAGTACGCCGACCACGCCCAGCGTTTCGCCTGGGTACGCGAAGTGGAAACCGAGCTGAACTACCCCATCGGCATCCTCATGGACCTGCAAGGGCCGAAGCTGCGCGTGGGCCGTTTCGCTGATGGCGCCGTCCAGTTGGAGAAGGGCCAGACCTTCACCCTCGACCTCAACGACGCACCGGGCGATGCCCAGCGCGTCATGCTGCCCCATCCGGAAATCATCCAGGCGCTGGAACCGGGCATGAGCCTGCTGCTGGACGACGGCAAGATTCGTCTGCAGGTGCTCAACGCCCACAGCGATGCCATCGAGACCCGCGTGATGAACAGCGGCGAGCTGTCCGACCGCAAGGGGGTCAACGTCCCGGAAGCGGTGCTCAAGCTCAGCCCGCTGACCGCCAAGGACCGCCGAGATCTTACGTTCGGCCTGGAGCTGGGCGTGGACTGGGTGGCGCTGTCCTTCGTGCAGCGTCCCGAAGATATCGAGGAAGCCCGCGCGCTGATCGGCGACAAAGCGTTCCTCATGGCCAAGATCGAGAAGCCTTCGGCGGTGCAGTCCATCGAAGCCATCGCTCGCCTGTCCGACGCGATCATGGTCGCCCGTGGCGACCTTGGCGTGGAGATGCCGGCCGAAAGCGTGCCGGGTATCCAGAAGCGCATCATCCAGGTCTGCCGCCAGCTCGGCCGCCCGGTGGTGGTGGCGACCCAGATGCTCGAATCCATGCGCTTCTCCCCGGCGCCGACCCGCGCCGAAGTGACCGACGTCGCCAACGCCGTGAGCGAAGGCGCCGACTGCGTGATGCTCAGCGCCGAGAGCGCCTCGGGCCAGTACCCGCGTGAAGCGGTGGAGATGATGGCGAAGATCATCCGCCAGGTCGAAGCCGAACCGGATTACCAGGCGACGCTGGAGATCAACCGCCCGGAGCCGGACGCCACCGTCTCCGACGCCATCAGCTGCGCGATCCGCCGGATCAGCCGCATCCTGCCGGTGGCCGTGCTGGTGAACTACACCGAGTCCGGTGCCTCGACCCTGCGCGCCTCCCGCGAGCGGCCCAAGGCACCGATCCTCAGCCTCACGCCGCAACTGAAATCCGCCCGCCGCCTGACCGTGGCCTGGGGCGTCCATTCGGTGGTCAACGCGCAACTCGCCCACGTCGACGAGATTTGCTCTACCGCCCTGGACATCGCCCTGGCCCAGCGCATGGCGCGCCGTGGCGACACCGTGGTGATCACTGCCGGCGTGCCGTTCGGGCAGCCGGGTAGTACCAACATGCTGCGGATCGAGACGGTGGCGCCGGCGTTGCAGGCTTAA
- a CDS encoding TetR/AcrR family transcriptional regulator, translating into MTSIRERNRRLILRAASEEFAEKGFAATKTSDIAARAGLPKPNVYYYFQSKENLYRCVLESVVEPLLQASAPFREDDEPSEALRSYIRSKVKISQELPHASKVFASELMHGAPHLPKEYLDELNAQAQRNIACLQSWIDRGLLAPVDPHHLLFTIWAATQTYADFDWQISMVTGKTSLSDADFEAATETITRLVLRGTAPDNGNEHKPQGRLRPLSI; encoded by the coding sequence ATGACCAGCATTCGCGAGCGTAACCGGCGCCTGATCCTGCGCGCAGCCAGCGAGGAATTCGCCGAGAAGGGTTTCGCGGCGACCAAGACCAGCGACATCGCCGCTCGCGCCGGGCTGCCCAAGCCCAACGTCTACTACTACTTCCAGTCCAAGGAAAACCTCTACCGCTGCGTACTGGAAAGCGTGGTGGAGCCCTTGCTGCAGGCGTCCGCGCCGTTCCGCGAGGACGACGAGCCGAGCGAGGCGCTGCGATCCTATATCCGCTCCAAGGTGAAGATTTCCCAGGAGCTGCCGCACGCCTCCAAGGTGTTCGCCAGCGAGCTGATGCACGGGGCGCCGCACCTGCCCAAGGAATATCTGGACGAACTGAATGCGCAGGCCCAGCGCAACATCGCCTGCCTGCAAAGCTGGATCGACCGCGGCCTGCTGGCGCCGGTGGACCCGCACCACCTGCTGTTCACCATCTGGGCGGCAACCCAGACCTACGCCGATTTCGACTGGCAGATCTCCATGGTCACCGGCAAGACCAGCCTGAGCGATGCGGACTTCGAGGCGGCCACCGAGACCATTACCCGCCTGGTACTGCGCGGTACCGCGCCGGACAACGGCAACGAGCACAAGCCGCAGGGGCGTTTGCGGCCGTTGTCGATCTGA
- a CDS encoding transporter substrate-binding domain-containing protein translates to MKLKAFCCALASILSTGALAQTYVVGVENLPFAPHYSTDAQGNYQGFARDVLDLFASSSGISLEYRPLPVDALLPALLSGEVDLKYPDNPDWAPEQKAGKTLRYSQPVTQYVDGVLVAPERLGQGIGALKRLALVEGWTPRGYEAPIQGGQISLAPSADLRQMMHAALKKQADGVYFNVVVATYYLDNIRAKPGALVFDPSLPHTRSAFHLSTVKQGELIQRFDRFLVDHAKEVAALKAKYGVEASLDSEHLGVEQWKVDFLERQKAKQKSP, encoded by the coding sequence TTGAAGCTCAAGGCATTCTGCTGCGCGCTCGCCAGCATCCTTTCCACAGGCGCTTTGGCGCAGACCTATGTGGTCGGCGTCGAGAACCTTCCTTTCGCTCCGCACTACAGCACCGATGCGCAAGGCAATTACCAGGGCTTTGCCCGCGATGTGCTGGATCTGTTCGCCAGCAGCAGCGGCATCAGTCTGGAGTACCGTCCGCTGCCGGTGGATGCGTTGCTGCCGGCGCTGCTTTCCGGCGAGGTCGATCTCAAGTATCCCGACAATCCCGACTGGGCACCTGAGCAGAAGGCCGGTAAGACCCTGCGCTATAGCCAGCCAGTGACGCAGTACGTCGATGGCGTGCTGGTGGCTCCGGAACGGCTGGGGCAGGGCATCGGCGCGCTGAAGCGGCTGGCGCTGGTGGAGGGCTGGACGCCGCGGGGCTACGAGGCGCCGATCCAGGGCGGGCAAATCAGTCTGGCGCCGAGCGCCGATCTGCGGCAGATGATGCATGCCGCGCTGAAAAAGCAGGCCGATGGCGTCTACTTCAATGTGGTAGTCGCCACCTATTATCTGGACAACATCCGCGCCAAGCCCGGCGCGCTGGTGTTCGATCCTTCGCTACCGCACACCCGCAGCGCGTTTCACCTGTCCACCGTGAAGCAGGGCGAACTGATCCAGCGCTTCGACCGCTTCCTCGTCGACCACGCCAAGGAAGTCGCCGCGCTCAAGGCCAAGTATGGCGTCGAGGCGAGCCTGGACTCCGAGCACCTGGGTGTCGAGCAGTGGAAAGTGGATTTCCTCGAGCGCCAGAAAGCGAAACAGAAGTCGCCGTAA
- the gcl gene encoding glyoxylate carboligase, producing MARMRAIEAAVLVMRREGVDTAFGVPGAAINPMYAAMKKLGGIDHVLARHVEGASHMAEGYTRTNAGNIGVCIGTSGPAGTDMVTGLYSASADSIPILCITGQAPRARMHKEDFQAVDITSIVKPVTKWATTVLEPGQVPYAFQKAFFEMRSGRPGPVLIDLPFDVQMAEIEFDIDAYEPLQVNKPKATRAQAEKALALLNDAERPLICAGGGIINADASDKLVEFAELTGVPVVPTLMGWGTIPDDHPLMAGMCGLQTSHRYGNATVLESDMVFGIGNRWANRHTGSVDVYTAGRKFVHVDIEPTQIGRVFTPDLGIVSDAGSALDVFLEVAREWKAAGKLKDRSAWVESCRERKRTMQRKTHFDNVPVKPQRVYEEMNEFFGKDTCYVSTIGLSQIAGAQFLHVYKPRHWINCGQAGPLGWTIPAALGVVKADPSRQVVALSGDYDFQFMIEELAAGAQFNLPYIHVLVNNSYLGLIRQAQRGFEIDYCVQLAFENVNAPELNGYGVDHVAVVEGLGCKAIRVSDPNQIGAAFAQARELMQQHRVPVVVEVILERVTNISMGTEINAVNEFEELALKGVDAPTAISLLD from the coding sequence ATGGCCAGAATGAGAGCAATCGAGGCTGCCGTACTCGTCATGCGTCGCGAAGGTGTCGATACCGCCTTCGGCGTACCGGGCGCCGCCATCAACCCCATGTACGCGGCCATGAAGAAACTCGGTGGCATCGATCACGTCCTGGCCCGCCACGTGGAAGGCGCCTCGCACATGGCCGAGGGCTACACCCGCACCAACGCCGGCAACATCGGCGTTTGCATCGGCACCTCCGGCCCGGCCGGCACCGACATGGTCACTGGCCTGTACTCGGCCTCCGCCGACTCCATCCCGATCCTCTGCATCACCGGCCAGGCTCCCCGTGCGCGCATGCACAAGGAAGACTTCCAGGCCGTGGACATCACCAGCATCGTCAAGCCGGTCACCAAGTGGGCGACCACCGTGCTGGAGCCGGGCCAGGTGCCCTACGCCTTCCAGAAGGCCTTCTTCGAAATGCGCAGCGGCCGTCCCGGCCCGGTGCTGATCGACCTGCCGTTCGACGTGCAGATGGCCGAGATCGAATTCGACATCGACGCCTACGAGCCGCTGCAGGTGAACAAGCCCAAGGCCACCCGCGCCCAGGCCGAGAAGGCCCTGGCCCTGCTCAATGACGCCGAGCGTCCGCTGATCTGCGCCGGCGGCGGCATCATCAACGCCGACGCTTCCGACAAGCTGGTGGAATTCGCCGAGCTGACCGGCGTGCCGGTGGTCCCGACCCTGATGGGCTGGGGCACCATCCCCGACGATCACCCGCTGATGGCCGGCATGTGCGGCCTGCAGACCTCGCACCGCTACGGCAACGCCACCGTCCTGGAATCGGACATGGTGTTCGGCATCGGCAACCGCTGGGCCAACCGCCACACCGGTTCGGTCGACGTCTATACCGCTGGCCGCAAGTTCGTCCACGTGGACATCGAACCGACCCAGATCGGCCGCGTATTCACCCCGGACCTGGGCATCGTCTCCGACGCGGGCTCCGCCCTGGACGTGTTCCTCGAAGTGGCCCGCGAATGGAAAGCCGCCGGCAAGCTCAAGGACCGCAGCGCCTGGGTCGAATCCTGCCGCGAGCGCAAGCGCACCATGCAGCGCAAGACTCACTTCGACAACGTGCCGGTCAAGCCGCAGCGCGTCTACGAAGAGATGAACGAGTTCTTCGGCAAGGACACCTGCTACGTCAGCACCATCGGTCTGTCGCAGATCGCCGGCGCGCAGTTCCTGCACGTGTACAAGCCGCGCCACTGGATCAACTGCGGCCAGGCCGGCCCGCTGGGCTGGACCATTCCGGCAGCGCTGGGCGTGGTCAAGGCCGACCCGAGCCGTCAGGTCGTCGCACTGTCGGGCGACTATGACTTCCAGTTCATGATCGAAGAGCTGGCCGCCGGTGCGCAGTTCAACCTGCCGTACATCCACGTACTGGTGAACAACTCCTACCTGGGCCTGATCCGTCAGGCACAGCGCGGCTTCGAGATCGACTACTGCGTGCAGCTGGCGTTCGAGAACGTCAACGCGCCGGAGCTCAACGGTTATGGCGTCGACCACGTCGCCGTGGTGGAAGGTCTGGGTTGCAAGGCGATCCGCGTATCCGACCCGAACCAGATCGGCGCGGCCTTCGCCCAGGCCCGCGAGCTGATGCAGCAGCACCGTGTACCGGTGGTGGTCGAGGTCATCCTGGAGCGTGTCACCAACATTTCCATGGGCACCGAGATCAACGCGGTCAACGAGTTCGAAGAGCTGGCTCTGAAAGGCGTCGACGCGCCCACCGCCATCTCGCTGCTGGACTGA
- a CDS encoding heme-binding protein, which yields MTTLSLETALDITRHALVASRELSTAPLTIAVLDAGGHLLSLQREDGASMLRPQIAIGKAWGAVALGKSSRVLAADAQQRPSFIAAVNTLAQGNVVPAPGGVLIRNSANEVIGAIGISGDASDIDEQCAIRGVQALGLVADAG from the coding sequence ATGACCACCCTGAGCCTGGAAACCGCACTGGACATCACCCGTCACGCCCTGGTCGCCAGCCGCGAGCTGTCCACTGCGCCGCTGACCATCGCCGTGCTGGACGCCGGCGGGCATTTACTGAGCCTGCAGCGCGAGGACGGCGCGAGCATGCTTCGCCCGCAGATCGCCATCGGCAAGGCGTGGGGGGCGGTGGCGCTGGGCAAGTCGTCGCGCGTGCTGGCGGCGGACGCTCAGCAGCGCCCGTCGTTCATTGCGGCGGTGAATACGCTGGCGCAAGGCAATGTGGTGCCGGCGCCGGGTGGCGTCTTGATCCGCAATTCGGCGAACGAAGTGATCGGTGCCATTGGCATCAGCGGCGATGCGTCGGATATCGATGAGCAGTGCGCGATCCGTGGCGTGCAGGCGCTGGGGCTGGTCGCGGACGCGGGCTGA
- a CDS encoding 2-hydroxy-3-oxopropionate reductase has protein sequence MAKIGFIGTGIMGLPMAQNLQKAGHQIFVSTHHDAAPAALVEAGAIGLANPKEVAQEAEFIIVMVPDTPQVEDVLFRKDGIAEGVGPNKVVIDMSSISPTATKTFAEKIKATGAQYLDAPVSGGEVGAKAASLSIMVGGCPNTFERALPLFQAMGKNITRVGGNGDGQTAKVANQIIVALNIQAVAEALLFAAKNGADPAKVREALMGGFASSRILEVHGDRMVKGTFDPGFRISLHQKDLNLALAGARELGLNLPNTANAQQVFSTCAAIGGSNWDHSGLIKGLEHMANFSIRKD, from the coding sequence ATGGCCAAAATCGGATTCATCGGCACCGGCATCATGGGCCTGCCCATGGCGCAGAACCTGCAGAAAGCCGGTCACCAGATCTTCGTTTCCACCCACCACGACGCAGCGCCTGCCGCTCTGGTCGAAGCCGGCGCCATCGGCCTGGCCAACCCGAAGGAAGTCGCCCAGGAAGCCGAGTTCATCATCGTGATGGTCCCGGACACCCCGCAGGTCGAAGACGTGCTGTTCCGCAAGGACGGCATCGCCGAAGGCGTGGGCCCGAACAAGGTGGTGATCGACATGAGCTCGATCTCCCCCACCGCCACCAAGACCTTCGCCGAGAAGATCAAGGCCACTGGCGCGCAGTACCTGGACGCCCCGGTGTCCGGCGGTGAAGTCGGCGCCAAGGCCGCGTCCCTGAGCATCATGGTCGGCGGCTGCCCGAACACCTTCGAACGCGCCCTGCCGCTGTTCCAGGCCATGGGCAAGAACATCACCCGCGTCGGCGGCAATGGCGATGGCCAGACCGCCAAGGTGGCCAACCAGATCATCGTCGCGCTGAACATCCAGGCCGTCGCCGAAGCCCTGCTGTTCGCCGCCAAGAATGGCGCGGACCCGGCCAAGGTGCGTGAAGCGCTGATGGGTGGCTTCGCCTCCTCGCGCATCCTCGAAGTGCACGGCGATCGCATGGTCAAGGGCACCTTCGATCCGGGCTTCCGCATCAGCCTGCACCAGAAAGACCTCAACCTGGCCCTGGCCGGCGCGCGCGAACTGGGCCTGAACCTGCCCAACACCGCCAACGCCCAGCAAGTGTTCAGCACCTGCGCGGCCATCGGCGGCAGCAACTGGGACCACTCCGGCCTGATCAAGGGCCTGGAGCACATGGCCAACTTCTCTATCCGCAAGGATTGA
- a CDS encoding low molecular weight protein tyrosine phosphatase family protein — protein sequence MRRALFICSRNRLRSPTAETVFASWPEVETDSAGLAPDAEVPLGAEQLEWADLIFVMERRQRQALLRRFPVAMRGKRLVCLDIPDDYSYLQPELVQLLERKAGPFLRQERA from the coding sequence GTGCGCCGCGCTTTGTTCATCTGCAGTCGCAATCGTCTGCGCAGCCCCACCGCCGAAACCGTCTTTGCCAGCTGGCCGGAGGTCGAGACCGACTCCGCCGGGCTGGCGCCGGATGCGGAAGTCCCGTTGGGTGCCGAGCAGTTGGAGTGGGCCGATCTGATCTTCGTCATGGAGCGCCGGCAGCGCCAGGCGCTGCTGCGCCGATTCCCCGTGGCGATGCGCGGCAAGCGTCTGGTGTGCCTGGATATTCCTGACGACTACAGCTACCTGCAGCCGGAGCTGGTGCAGCTTCTCGAACGCAAGGCCGGACCTTTCCTGCGGCAGGAGCGAGCATGA
- a CDS encoding FAD-binding oxidoreductase: MPHTSYPSSYYAASANPVPARPELQGEVETDVCVIGAGYTGLSTALFLLENGFKVTVLEAAKVGFGASGRNGGQIVNSYSRDIDVIERTVGAKQAKLLGDMAFEGGRIIRDRIAKYNIQCDLKDGGVFAALSAKQMGHLESQKKLWERFGHTQLELLDAKRIREVVKTDSYVGGMLDMSGGHIHPLNLALGEAAAVESLGGVIHEQSPAVKIDRGANPVVHTPQGRVKAKFIVVAGNAYLGGLVPELASKSMPCGTQVITTEPLSADLAKSLLPQDYCVEDCNYLLDYYRLTGDNRLIFGGGVVYGARDPSNIEAIIRPKMLKVFPQLKDVKIDFAWTGNFLLTLSRLPQVGRIGDNIYYSQGCSGHGVTYTHLAGKLLAEVLRGQAERFDAFATLPHYPFPGGRMFQVPFSAIGAWYYTLRDKLGV; this comes from the coding sequence ATGCCGCACACTTCCTACCCCTCTTCCTATTACGCAGCTTCGGCCAACCCGGTTCCGGCCCGTCCTGAACTGCAGGGCGAGGTGGAAACCGATGTCTGCGTGATCGGCGCAGGCTACACCGGCCTGTCGACCGCCCTGTTCCTGCTGGAAAACGGCTTCAAGGTCACCGTACTGGAAGCCGCCAAGGTCGGTTTCGGTGCGTCGGGCCGTAACGGCGGCCAGATCGTCAATAGCTACAGCCGCGACATCGACGTCATCGAGCGCACTGTCGGCGCCAAGCAGGCCAAACTGCTGGGCGACATGGCCTTCGAAGGCGGCCGCATCATTCGCGACCGTATCGCCAAGTACAACATCCAGTGCGACCTGAAGGACGGCGGCGTGTTCGCGGCCCTCAGCGCCAAGCAGATGGGCCACCTGGAATCGCAGAAGAAGCTGTGGGAGCGTTTCGGCCACACCCAGCTGGAACTGCTGGATGCCAAGCGCATCCGCGAGGTCGTCAAGACCGACAGCTATGTCGGCGGTATGCTCGACATGAGCGGTGGCCACATCCACCCGCTGAACCTCGCCCTGGGCGAAGCTGCAGCAGTGGAGTCCCTGGGCGGCGTGATCCACGAGCAGTCCCCTGCCGTGAAAATCGACCGTGGCGCCAACCCGGTCGTGCACACCCCGCAAGGCCGCGTGAAGGCCAAGTTCATCGTTGTAGCCGGTAACGCCTACCTCGGCGGCCTGGTGCCGGAACTGGCCTCCAAGTCCATGCCGTGCGGCACCCAGGTGATCACTACCGAGCCGCTGAGCGCCGACCTGGCCAAGTCCCTGCTGCCGCAGGACTACTGCGTCGAGGACTGCAACTACCTGCTCGACTACTATCGCCTGACCGGCGACAACCGCCTGATCTTCGGCGGCGGCGTGGTCTACGGTGCGCGCGATCCGTCGAACATCGAGGCAATCATTCGTCCGAAGATGCTCAAGGTCTTCCCGCAGCTCAAGGACGTGAAGATCGACTTCGCCTGGACCGGCAACTTCCTGCTGACCCTCTCGCGTCTGCCGCAAGTTGGTCGCATCGGCGACAACATCTATTACTCCCAGGGTTGCTCGGGTCACGGTGTCACCTACACCCACCTGGCGGGCAAGCTGCTGGCCGAAGTCCTGCGCGGCCAGGCCGAGCGCTTCGACGCCTTTGCCACCCTGCCGCACTACCCCTTCCCGGGTGGTCGCATGTTCCAGGTACCGTTCTCCGCAATCGGCGCCTGGTACTACACCCTGCGCGACAAGCTGGGCGTCTGA
- the moaA gene encoding GTP 3',8-cyclase MoaA, producing MSDSQLVDPFGRRITYLRLSVTDRCDFRCTYCMSEDMQFLPRDQVLSLEELEAVADAFIGLGVKRIRITGGEPLVRKGLTSLLERLGARRELDDLSITTNGSQLRERADELRAAGVRRLNISFDSLRRERFAAFTRSDKLEQVLDGIDAAREAGFDRIKLNAVVQKGRNDDEVCDLVEFALAKGIDISFIEEMPLGSVSSHERKQTLCSSDEVRAQLAERWQLLPTPERSGGPSRYYRIDGYASRIGFISPHSHNFCGDCNRVRVTAEGKLVLCLGHEGALDLRQLLREHPGDSVRLREALMQALQLKPERHHFEADQQVQVLRFMSMTGG from the coding sequence ATGTCCGATTCCCAGTTGGTCGACCCCTTCGGTCGACGCATCACCTACCTGCGCCTGTCGGTCACCGACCGCTGCGACTTCCGCTGCACCTACTGCATGAGCGAAGACATGCAGTTCCTGCCGCGCGACCAGGTGTTGAGCCTGGAGGAGCTCGAAGCCGTCGCCGACGCCTTCATCGGCCTGGGCGTGAAGCGCATCCGTATCACCGGCGGCGAGCCGCTGGTGCGCAAAGGCCTGACCAGCCTGCTGGAAAGACTGGGTGCGCGCCGGGAACTGGACGATCTCTCCATCACCACCAACGGTTCGCAACTGCGCGAGCGCGCGGACGAGCTGCGCGCTGCCGGTGTGCGCCGCCTGAATATCAGCTTCGACTCCCTGCGCCGCGAGCGCTTCGCCGCCTTTACCCGTTCCGACAAGCTGGAGCAGGTGCTGGACGGTATCGACGCCGCACGGGAAGCCGGCTTCGATCGCATCAAGCTCAATGCCGTGGTGCAGAAGGGCCGCAACGACGACGAGGTCTGCGACCTGGTGGAGTTTGCCCTGGCCAAGGGCATCGACATCAGCTTCATCGAAGAGATGCCGCTGGGCAGCGTCAGCAGCCACGAGCGCAAGCAGACGCTGTGCAGCAGCGACGAAGTCCGCGCGCAGCTCGCCGAGCGCTGGCAGTTGCTGCCCACGCCCGAGCGCAGCGGCGGGCCTTCGCGCTACTACCGCATCGACGGTTACGCCAGCCGCATCGGCTTCATTTCCCCGCACAGCCACAATTTCTGTGGCGACTGCAATCGGGTGCGGGTGACCGCCGAAGGCAAGTTGGTGCTTTGCCTCGGCCATGAAGGCGCGCTGGATCTGCGCCAACTGCTGCGCGAACACCCCGGCGACAGCGTGCGTCTGCGCGAGGCGCTGATGCAGGCGCTGCAGCTCAAGCCCGAACGCCACCACTTCGAAGCGGATCAGCAAGTGCAGGTGCTGCGCTTCATGAGCATGACCGGCGGCTGA